The DNA sequence GATTTGTGAATAGAGGCCAAAACCTGATCCTGGTTCAAAGATAATGTTTCTAATATTTAAGTAGCTTGACAATAAAGACAAAATTTgcaaaagtgcaaacaaacaccGACTCAGCTCAGACTCTtgcagattataaatataaaataaatcatttatcGTTGACCAAATGTGAAGTGACTGAAACATGAGAATGCAGGTGGTTGTTGTCACGATGACTCAGCCGTGACGTCTCCATCACTCACTCTCGTGCTTGTATCCCCAGCCGCTGATGGTGCAGCAGTAGCCATCGGGGAAGGTGGTGGTCTTCTCCGGCAGACAGATGGGCCGGATGAACGGAGTCTTCCTCACACAGCGCCCGGCCTGTTTCTTCAGCTTGATCAGAACTGAGCGGGGGGGAATAAAAAGTGATCAAAACGAGAGAAGAGAAGTGGAATTAGCAATGAAGAAAGTTGTGGACATggagactttgtgtgtgtgtgtgtgtgtgtgtttgtgtgtgtgtgtgtgtgtgtgtgtgtgtgtgtttgtgtgtgtttgtgttttggtgtttgtgtgtgtgtttctgcagggggggggcaaAAAACACAGCTGTTCAGTGACGCACAGCTGTGCACACAGACCGGGGTCTTaagtgaatttgtgtttttctgaatggGGACAGGAGGTCTTCCAGTTTATGAGTCACTTTTGTGTGTgcttatgtttgtgtgtgtgtgtgtgtgtgtgtgtgtgtagtgaaaGATTACCAATGTCGTACAGCGTAGGATTAAACGCCGAGTACTGCTTGGGGAAGACGTACTCCTCCACGCCGAAGGTCCTGGTGTTGGGGCCGGTGATGTTGAAGCCCTGCTGGCCGAGGACCACGCGGAGCTGAGACATCAGCGGgctgcaagggggggggggggcagggtttTTTAAAATCACTTCAGGCTCTTACTGTCCAATATCTCAGCTCCCAGAGACAAGTTTTCTACAACAACTGCCGGCTGCGGGATTTCATTAAACTTTTCTTTGAACTGTCTCCAGACGTTGAAGCCTGAGATGCATCAATGTctcttttttatcattttatcatCAGTCTGTTCCACGCTTAAACAAGAAACACGAAAAATCCAACAAGTGCAAGGTCACGAAATTGATCTATAACATTCATACTTATTCATATATTTCGCCATCAGGGCCCAAGACTCTGGATCAATAAAGCTTTCTAAGACAATgccttcttccttttttctctctctctctattataACATTATTATCTATGCACTTCCTGTATGTTCTGTATTCTaaccatttgttttcttgtgttaaaaagtgctctataaatatAGTTACAATCATGATTATATGCACCAGAGGATTTTGTAAAGTGGCGTGTAATCAACATGGTGGACTCTTATCAAATCTGATAAGAAAACAGTTTAGCCGCGAATGTGCATCCTAGAATAAATCCTTGCATGTGTCTCTTTCTGAAAGATAAAATGCTTTTTGCACTCGTGTTTAACTTAATGATTTAAGGCTTTGAACAAAAGATCTTTGAACTTGAACAGTTGCTCGTCTGTTGACATCAGGAGCAAATGGAGGCATTCGCATGTAAACAGCATCTGTGCACGAGGTGTTTTTAGGTTTTCCTCGAACTGGTCGCCGCTCTAAATATAGTGCGCTCACAGAGCTGTGAAGCCGGGGGGGTCACAGTCTTTGGATGGCGTGCGTGTTGAGTTGTGACGGAAAACAGGGACACAAAATGACCTCATATGTTTAACATCACCTCCACAGGGCATCAAACCCTCTCCTTGATCTGCAGTTACATGTGTATATTCCTTACTTGCGGAAGAAGCAGTGCGCCGCGGACACGATccagcaggaggagacgagggTGCCGGCGCAGAAGTTGGAATCATCGAAATAAATGGCCGCCATCCAGGGATGGGTGCCCGGCAGAGCAGCGGTTCCTCCCATTATTCTCCCCCTTCCTACCGACAGCCTCTTCTTGTGCTGCTTCCCGCACACGGGCTTTCCGCTCGGCTTGCGGGTGTTTGGTTTTTTGAATGGGATAATCCTCCGAGAAGAAGCTGCACAGGGAAACAAGTGCTTGGTTATAAATCACCAAAACAGGAGGTATCATCACTGCTAGAACCTGCTCACACACTTCCCACCTGCAGGAAAGCAGAGCAGCTCCTCTGTGACGGAGCAGCTTCATCTCTAAATAAAATGATGAGTTTGTGGATTCTGTTCCTGAACCTGGCACCCTGACAAACGGAAGAATCCCCCTCAACACGTAAACATTTGGTTTCACCTGGCGTGACttatttccctcctctctcatcttAACCCACGTCTTGAGGGAAAAGGCTTGCTGCTGAATTTCCTCTGAATTCAGCTTTTTAttgcagcagcagtgactcaGCAGAGATAAGCTGAGTTTTTAGTTCCTGAATGTTTCTCAGATGGCGAGAGTCACCGACTGTGTCATTTAATCAAGGCAGAGACAAAGACTCAGAGATTGAATGATGCAGGAATTGACCTTCAGGAAAAGTCTGTTTCATACTTTATAATGACAAGACAGAAACTTAAATAGCAGTTCAGGACAAGgacagataaattaaataatatgtcTTCCTTGAGAAGGCTCATAAGAACATAGACATCTAACTTCTCAAGGGCGACAAGAACTTCtactgaaaatgaaatgatgaatgcAAATCATCTGTCCAACTTAGCATCAAAGTCTATCATTAACACAGACTGGACATAAAAATAGACGCTGATGCTGAGGTGCCTGGAACCTGTgttctctcaaatgaccagcagggggtgacaaaaagaagaagttCTGTCAGAGTTTATGAAGAAATTTAAACTCTCTAGTTATTCAGTACAAAATGATGTTAATTTTGTACAAGTTTTGTATTTAGTGAACTAGACACCAGAACTTCCACAGCACctcttccctgtgtgtgtctactcACACACGGGCATCACACAGGAGGGGACGTCACAGTACTCCCAGGAGATGGCGTCCTCATTCAGCGTGTAGCACCACGGCTTCTTGTCCCCGTCTGggtttctgcacacacacacaaacacagtgtacattgtgagtgtgtgtgtgtagaggtgtgGCAACACTGTTTTTAGCTCCATGCATTACTCAATACAATACAGAAGCTAAAGGGATTATCCAGGGGCTTTGTCTCTATTCAGAAGGTGAAAGCTGGTTGGGATCTCCAACCAAAGCCTCACGCatcaattattattaaatgGAGATTTAATGACTATCTGAAAGAGTGTTCTTGGTTCATGTTTaaactgcaacatgcaacttttcCAGCCCTAAACTAACAGGAATTCCGACTGTGAGCCGGTCGGTAGCTAGAAATTGGCGTCTCTCTGATGTTTTAGGACATATAGCCTCCTGTTTGTGGATATACCAAATGGCTGATGGGTCGTCATGGCAACAGCAACAAGTGAAAGcagtgagagagggaagaggaccgAATTTGTAGGAGATAAGAAagctttcatttttatttgaatcagaCACAGGCTGgattcactctgtccctcttcaATGCTGGTGGTGGTTTCGTGGCTGCTGGTTCGCTGTGGGGAGATTTGAGGGCTCGTGCATGTGGAGGACACATGCTGACTCACACTTCTGACCGATCAGCCTTGTAAACAGTTTGTCACCACGAGGGAGGCGAGTGGATATGCGAGTTTTAAAATAGGTTTAACGACAAACTTATGAGGAAAATCTTGTAATTAACATCTCAAAGCCATAATTTGAAGAATCTGCATTCAACACGCAGGATGTCTCaccacgtgcacgcacacacacacacacacacacacacacacacacacacacacacacacacacacacacacacacacacacacacctgcagtagGCGTGTTCGCCGAGGCCCCTGAGCTGGGTCGCCATCACCGTGCCAACGTGCAGCTcgtccagcagcaggtcggaGTTCCACGGCAGACACCGGGCTCCAGACGCCGTGGTGTTCGCCAGCCCTCGGTAACTCTTCCCCCTGCTGTTATAGCACTCAGTCTCcggctctgcacacacacacacacacacacacacacaaactcagtaTCACGCAGGTATGTAAACAACACAAGTGCAATCAGACTGTTTGTGAATGCAGATGAGAATCTCTGGGATCTCTTTCTCTTCACGCTGGAATCAGTCGGAACAAGTCTCGAAGAAACGCCACAGTTATAACAACTGTGGACAAGTTTGGCAGCCTGCTCATGTCTCCACCTGCTGCCATTAATAAAAGccttttcacacacatgcatgaacacacatgcatgcgTAGGAACATGCGTAAAGGACAAATGCACAGAAGGGAACATAAATAACGTCTTCTAAGAACTGGTGCAGCCACTGGAAAATGTGAATCCACTGAACCATTTTTTTCAGCCTGATATGAGCATTGTGCatttatgaatatttataatttaaccAGGGAACCAGCGTCACACAGTGTAACTCACCGAAGCTACAGTCGGCGCCGCTGTAGCCGTTCCTGCAGTTACACACTTCCTTGCCGGTCGATGTGATGAGTCGACACGTCCCGTCGTTGTGACACTTGTTCGCACGGCACTCTGGACACATCGAGAGACACAACACGACAACTTAACACCTGCGTATTTTATACAATTTAATGTTTGAGACAACTTCGACATCAGCATCATGACAtgatctttctatctttctttctgaaTTTAAGACATTTCTTATCTGAACAATGGACAAAAACTGGTGTGAAGTGTCACAGGTTTCGCTCGTATTGTTCAATATACGCAGAAATATTACACTGTGGGACATCGCAGCTAAAAAGCCACATATTTGCCTCTTCTTCAACAAGTGTCCCCCATAAAAgagatttttatttaactgcgactaactaaaaataattaaaacatatgGCACCTTTTGTGCTGCCTTGATTTTGTCCTGAATGTTTCTCTAAGATCTGATGCTGAATCTCTGAAGCAGTTATGCTTCATCTGCATCGGATCCATCTAAAGAGCACAGGCCCCAGCAGGTGATTTGGGAAGTGAACTCCACCCTTTAAGAAACCtttacttaaaaataaataaataaatgcagctGATATCAGCACACAATAAAGATAACGTGAAATTCCAGCTCAAAGCCGAGTCAAAGCACATTCAGGTACAAGGAGCGGATTTTCAGTATCATGGCCACTGGATGACAAAATGGAAACAAAAGTGACAGTTTCAGTTGGGGGAGCATGAAACCACCTCAGTGCTGTTCGCTCCTTTGTGCCAGGGAATGTGTTCAGATGAAAGCACCGTATGGACCCGTGGGGTGTGTCCAAAAACACCATTCCTGAGTCACAGTGAGTCATATAATCGGCTTTTTTTTACCAAGGTAACGGCAAACTCTGGAGCTTTGATCAAAGAGAGGGCAGGACACACCTTTCATATCATCTACAAGGACGTGATGTCGGCAGTGGAGAAAAgagctttctttttttcccatgaTACATAATACTTAGATGTCTCTGGGGGGTCATACTTTCCAC is a window from the Limanda limanda chromosome 22, fLimLim1.1, whole genome shotgun sequence genome containing:
- the LOC132996344 gene encoding hepatocyte growth factor activator, whose translation is MAHVMLLFLPCVLSVGTRLLVPGREAVISTEPHRESRRVLTTTGKECKFPFRLGGRLHYHCVTILSSRPWCSLSHNFDRDRLYGFCAPDRTQPKVVIHTSRRITDPCQANPCWNGGVCTLVPHRHTFECHCPERFSGRLCEEKKCYETVHLRHYDIGESWGRIHLRNVEQCTCVAGEIECERVRYSECRANKCHNDGTCRLITSTGKEVCNCRNGYSGADCSFEPETECYNSRGKSYRGLANTTASGARCLPWNSDLLLDELHVGTVMATQLRGLGEHAYCRNPDGDKKPWCYTLNEDAISWEYCDVPSCVMPVSSSRRIIPFKKPNTRKPSGKPVCGKQHKKRLSVGRGRIMGGTAALPGTHPWMAAIYFDDSNFCAGTLVSSCWIVSAAHCFFRNPLMSQLRVVLGQQGFNITGPNTRTFGVEEYVFPKQYSAFNPTLYDIVLIKLKKQAGRCVRKTPFIRPICLPEKTTTFPDGYCCTISGWGYKHEKDVGYSTLQETGVRLIPHDVCRKPEVYGNHVTADMMCAGLNGCHDACQGDSGGPLACARDDVSFLYGIISWGEGCGRTGKPGVYTKVVNYIDWINSVIRPKSKAS